Proteins encoded in a region of the Phaenicophaeus curvirostris isolate KB17595 chromosome 1, BPBGC_Pcur_1.0, whole genome shotgun sequence genome:
- the TDG gene encoding G/T mismatch-specific thymine DNA glycosylase produces MEAEELGRYYAYLQQAQAFYSYPFHQMMTAAPNMEIMSEQPTLEGIPEPNIAEEPPKEVKKGGRKRKAKATEPKQPKKPAAKKEKSAKSKGKQEKITDSFKVKRKVDRFNGVSEAELLTKTLPDILTFDLDIVIIGINPGLMAAYKGHHYPGPGNHFWKCLFMSGLSKEQLNHMDDHTLPHKYGIGFTNMVERTTPGSKDLSSKEFREGGRILMQKLQKYKPRIAAFNGKCIYEIFSKEVFGIKVKNLEFGLQPHKVPDTETLCYVMPSSSARCAQFPRAQDKVHYYIKLKDLRDQLKGIAPNTEVQEVQYTFDLQLAQEDAKKMAVKEEKYDPGYEAAYGGAYCDRAPYESDPCNFSSNGTAASNPQYCEGSSFGEVPNGQWMTQSFADQIPEFNAGMIREQEGSSA; encoded by the exons ATGGAGGCCGAGGAGCTGGGCAG ATATTACGCGTACCTTCAGCAAGCTCAAGCTTTTTACTCATATCCTTTCCATCAAATGATGACTGCAGCGCCTAACATGGAAATCATGAGTGAGCAGCCGACTCTAGAGGGCATTCCAGAGCCAAATATTGCTGAGGAGCCTCCAAAAG aagttaaaaaaggaggaaggaaaagaaaagccaaagcaaCTGAgccaaaacaacccaaaaagcCTGctgctaaaaaagaaaaatcagccaAGTCAAAAGGCAAACAAGAAAAGATCACGGATAGTTTTAAAGTCAAAAGAAAAGTGGACCGTTTTAATGGTGTATCTGAAGCAGAACTTCTGACTAAGACTTTACCTGATATTTTGACCTTTGATCTGGACATCGTAATA ATTGGCATAAACCCTGGCTTGATGGCAGCTTACAAAGGACATCATTACCCTGGACCTGGAAACCATTTTT GGAAGTGTCTGTTCATGTCTGGTCTGAGTAAAGAACAGCTGAACCATATGGATGACCACACCTTGCCACATAAATATGGTATTGGATTTACAAACATGGTTGAAAGGACAACACCTGGAAGCAAAGACCTTTCCAG caaagagTTTCGGGAAGGAGGGCGGATTCTGATGCAGAAGTTACAAAAGTACAAACCTCGTATAGCAGCTTTCAATGGAAAAT GTATTTATGAAATTTTTAGTAAAGAAGTTTTTGGAATAAAAGTTAAGAACTTGGAATTTGGACTGCAGCCACACAAGGTGCCAGATACAGAAACC ctctgctatgTTATGCCATCATCCAGTGCAAGATGTGCTCAGTTTCCTCGTGCACAAGACAAAGTTCATTATTATATAAAGCTGAAAGACTTAAGGGATCAGCTGAAAGGCATCGCACCAAACACAGAGGTGCAGGAGGTGCAGTACACGTTTGACTTGCAACTTGCACAAG AGGATGCTAAGAAGATGGctgtcaaagaagaaaaatacgaTCCAGGTTATGAAGCAGCATATGGAGGCGCTTACTGTGATCGTGCACCGTATGAAAGTGACCCGTGCAATTTCTCTTCAAATGGAACTG cAGCAAGCAACCCACAGTACTGTGAGGGATCATCCTTTGGTGAAGTTCCTAATGGACAATGGATGACACAGTCCTTTGCAGACCAGATTCCAGAGTTCAATGCTGGTATGATACGGGAACAAGAGGGAAGCAGCGCGTAA